The window CCTCCACCACCAGTTTCAGAAATCGTAATCTCAGAATAACCAGCAGCAGAATGGTATGAATCAAAATCATCATCATTTCCCTGGGCTAAAATTATTGAATAAGTTTGTTCCAATTGCAAAGCAACATCATACTGATCTCCTGAATTCAGAGGAATTTTAAATTCAAGTTCTGTATTTCCAACAACTTCCGAGCTGGAAATCAAAGTAACATCTGATGTTCCTCCAAGGCTAATATCAGAACTATGAGTCGTGTTACCAACTCCCCAGTCATCTCTTATATTTCCGTTGCCACCACTTACATATCCAATAATCAGGTTTGCATTCTGCATCATGGAAGTTGGATCAAAACCAACAGCTACCCAACCATTTGTATTGGCACTCAGGATGCAATGCAAATCGGAAGCATCTACTTTGTATTTAAGAGTAATTCCCGCCGCAGAAGCAGTTACAAAACCCAGAGTATCTGGTTCACCGCCGTTTGGACCAATGATCTCATCGGAAACACTATCACAACCAAAGAATATTATCAATCCTACTAAAAATAAGATAATTACTATTTTCAGTTTCAAAACTCCTCCTACCATTCCAGTCTTCTCTGGATATTGAAGCCAAGATGAAGATAGGAATCTTTTTCAGCTCCCAGGCTGCATCGCCTAATTCCTATATTGTCTGTGTTACTGAGTAAGAATGTGAATTGATGCCCGTAAGTGTCAAATTTGATGGCAAAAGAATAAGCATCTTCTTCTCCTAAATAAAAAGCTAATTCATCACTGGCAGAATCACGATCCAGAACAGGATAATATTCAAAAAGTAAACTCATGTTATCTAAGATCCTTACCGTTAAACCAGCTCCCAGAACAAATCTTTCATTATAACCGTCAAAGCCGGTATTGATCGTAGCAACTAATCGGTCGATTACTTCCTCATTCTGCAAGGCAAAATAAGGAAAGATATTGCGTCTTGTCGTTTCTGGTTGACTTACTTCTTCATAAGAGAAATAGTCAAGTCCAACCTGTCCTATTATTGGAAAATCATCAATCTCAATTTTATAGGAAGCACCTAATGTTTTTTCGCTTTTCCGACGAGAATAACCAAGTTTTAGTTCTGCATTTCTAATAAATTGATAGCGAGCACTGAGATTTACATTTGCACCGGCATCCATTCCCAGAAAGTTATCCAAAGGTTCATCGGTTATATCACCATAAAAACGGTGTCTTATCATCAATTCAGCTTGTTTTGCATCCAGTCCTGAAGGATTTATAAGATTGATCATAGAAAAATCGTAGGCTGAAAGAAATGAAAAGTAAAATACTATGAAGATTAAAAATATTTTTTTCATAAAACTCTCCTTAAGAAAAACCAGGTTCTGTAACACAAAACCTTCTTTTTTTTACGTTAACTAATTATTTTCTATACAAATATACCATAGTGGGAAAATCTCCCCCAAAAAATTAGAGTCCAGGCCAATTCCTGAGAGAGATAATCCCATGAAAATTATTG is drawn from Candidatus Cloacimonadota bacterium and contains these coding sequences:
- a CDS encoding DUF5777 family beta-barrel protein; this translates as MKKIFLIFIVFYFSFLSAYDFSMINLINPSGLDAKQAELMIRHRFYGDITDEPLDNFLGMDAGANVNLSARYQFIRNAELKLGYSRRKSEKTLGASYKIEIDDFPIIGQVGLDYFSYEEVSQPETTRRNIFPYFALQNEEVIDRLVATINTGFDGYNERFVLGAGLTVRILDNMSLLFEYYPVLDRDSASDELAFYLGEEDAYSFAIKFDTYGHQFTFLLSNTDNIGIRRCSLGAEKDSYLHLGFNIQRRLEW